The genomic window AAAGATTCAAAACAAGCCAAATTTCAATATCTCAAGCAAATATTCACATGAAAACAAAGATAAACtagaagatcttaccatggtggggtgtctcccacctaacatttttctttaacgtccttaagttggtcGGTCATAAAGCTCAATTCTCTTCCTTGGGAGGATCTTTTAAGAGAAAGATCTCCAATTTCTTATTGCTCTTGGCCTTCACACCATGATAAAGCTTAAGCCAGTGGCCGTTCACCTTGAAGAAACTAGGGCTTGCGGGATGGCTTAAGTGAACAACACCATAAGGTTCAACCTTCTCTACCACATAGCGGCCATCCCATCTTGACCTTAATTTCCAGAGCATCAATCTCAatcttgagttgtagagtaacactTGATCACCAACCCgaaactctttcctcttgaggtgaCGGTCATGTACCGCTTTGACTCTTTCCTTGTAGATCCTAGAGTTCTCATATGCCTCTAACCTTAGGCACTCTAATTCCTCCAATTGCAACCTCCTTTCAACCCCGGCCTTTCCCAAACCTAAATTATACTCTTTTATGGTCCAATACGCCTTGTGCTCAACTTCTACTGGAAGGTGATATGCTTTCCCATAAACCAACCGGAACAGACTCATGCTAATTGGTGTTTTATAGGTCATCTGATAGACTCACAGAGCGTCTCCCAGCCTAGAGATCCACTCCTTCCGATGAGGTTTCACTAtcttctccaaaatcctcttGATTTTCCGATTAGAAACCTCGGCTTggccattggtttggggatgaaGCCACCTTATGGATAATGCCATACTTCTTCATTAATGTTGCCATTCTTTTGTTGAAAAATGTGAACCTTgattgctcacgattgctcgtggcgatccaaaatggaaaataaaatgatTTCTTACAAAAGAGACAAccgtgttagcatcatcagtatgggttggaattgctt from Arachis ipaensis cultivar K30076 chromosome B09, Araip1.1, whole genome shotgun sequence includes these protein-coding regions:
- the LOC107616476 gene encoding uncharacterized protein LOC107616476; the encoded protein is MSLFRLVYGKAYHLPVEVEHKAYWTIKEYNLGLGKAGVERRLQLEELECLRLEAYENSRIYKERVKAVHDRHLKRKEFRVGDQVLLYNSRLRLMLWKLRSRWDGRYVVEKVEPYGVVHLSHPASPSFFKVNGHWLKLYHGVKAKSNKKLEIFLLKDPPKEEN